The Desulfobacterales bacterium sequence TCGGCGCGGTTCGCCTCGCCTTTCATCCCTGCTGCAAGCAGCGGAGTATTCAGGCGAAGGCGAATAAAAAAAGGCACCCTGCCGGGAGCTGACAGGGTGCCCATGGGTGTCGGCACCGGACCGGTTAAGCTCTTTTAACGTTTTTTGCTTCGGGTCCCCGGTCGCTTTCGTTTACTTCGAAACTGACCTTGTCTCCTTCCGCCAGTGTCCTGAAGCCGGTCATATCAATGGATGAATGGTGAACAAACAA is a genomic window containing:
- a CDS encoding cold shock domain-containing protein, which produces MAEGIVKWFNDRKGYGFIEWEDGKDLFVHHSSIDMTGFRTLAEGDKVSFEVNESDRGPEAKNVKRA